A genomic segment from Vicinamibacterales bacterium encodes:
- a CDS encoding FAD-binding oxidoreductase produces MATSMAERADVVIVGGGVVGSSAAWHLRQDGFTGRILVVERDPSYARSSSFLAMGGIRQQFCTPVTVRMVQFSVELWKQFDKRLGAPRKRPQAWFRQRGYLFLANGANATALGRRYHEEQQAGAAVRMVTVEELGVMLPDVMLDDILFGVLGPDDGYANPREVLAGFRAGAELAGAEYIADEVTAVDQKNGAVTGVRLKSGMRVAAPIVVNAAGPWAGGLAALAGLKVPVEPMRQMLFRCTLPRVWPYRFPMLIDPGGVHWRHDDASEPGGPDQIILAFTNWNEQPGDNLEPDEARWNKDFYPAMVNRVPDLCDVTDVRGWAGLYEMTPDHNPVLGPHPGLSGFIFANGFSGHGLMMSPATGKIVSEFVRLGRSDTFDVNVFAPDRFERGALVHDAATI; encoded by the coding sequence ATGGCAACCTCCATGGCCGAACGCGCTGACGTGGTCATCGTCGGCGGCGGCGTCGTCGGCTCCAGCGCGGCGTGGCACCTGCGCCAAGACGGGTTCACCGGCCGCATCCTGGTGGTCGAACGCGATCCCAGCTACGCCCGCTCATCCTCCTTCCTGGCGATGGGCGGCATCCGCCAGCAGTTCTGCACGCCGGTCACCGTGCGCATGGTGCAGTTCAGCGTCGAGCTGTGGAAGCAATTTGACAAGAGGCTCGGCGCGCCGCGAAAGCGGCCGCAGGCGTGGTTCCGGCAGCGCGGCTACCTGTTCCTGGCCAATGGTGCCAACGCCACCGCGCTCGGCAGGCGCTACCACGAGGAGCAGCAGGCCGGCGCCGCGGTGCGCATGGTCACCGTCGAGGAACTGGGCGTGATGCTGCCCGACGTGATGCTCGACGACATCCTGTTCGGCGTGCTCGGCCCCGACGACGGCTACGCCAACCCGCGAGAGGTGCTCGCCGGGTTTCGCGCCGGCGCCGAACTGGCCGGCGCCGAGTACATCGCCGACGAGGTCACGGCCGTCGATCAGAAGAACGGCGCGGTCACGGGCGTCCGGCTGAAGAGCGGCATGCGCGTGGCGGCGCCCATCGTGGTCAACGCCGCGGGGCCGTGGGCGGGAGGGCTGGCGGCCCTGGCCGGGCTGAAGGTGCCGGTCGAGCCGATGCGGCAGATGCTGTTCCGCTGCACGCTGCCGCGCGTGTGGCCGTATCGCTTCCCGATGCTGATCGATCCCGGCGGCGTCCACTGGCGGCACGATGATGCGAGCGAGCCGGGGGGACCCGACCAGATCATCCTGGCCTTCACCAACTGGAACGAACAGCCCGGAGACAACCTCGAGCCGGACGAGGCGCGGTGGAACAAGGACTTCTACCCGGCGATGGTGAACCGCGTGCCAGACCTGTGCGACGTGACCGACGTGCGCGGCTGGGCGGGGCTGTATGAAATGACACCGGACCACAACCCCGTTCTCGGTCCCCATCCCGGGCTGTCAGGCTTCATTTTCGCCAACGGCTTCAGCGGGCACGGCTTGATGATGTCGCCGGCCACCGGCAAGATCGTCAGCGAGTTCGTGCGGCTGGGGCGATCGGACACGTTTGACGTGAACGTGTTCGCGCCCGACCGCTTCGAGCGCGGCGCGCTCGTGCACGACGCCGCCACGATCTAG
- the pyk gene encoding pyruvate kinase, translating into MRHTKIIATIGPASSSAQVLDELIAAGVDIIRLNFSHGTQSDHAGKFHRIREAAKRAKRHVAILQDLSGPKIRIGRLEGGRPILLERGGSLVVAIGDEVGGPGRVYTSYAELALKVAKGDRLLIDDGKIELEVESNSPSEIHTRVIDGGELGEHKGINAPHVPLRSDLTDKDRRDLAFGLALGVDMVAISFVQGAGDITRLRAVMAEEGRPKVPVIAKLERPEAIEHLDEILEASDAVMVARGDLGLEIPLERVPRVQKEILRKAHARSVPAIVATQVLESMRTEPRPTRAEASDAAGAVDGGADAIMLSGETATGRYPVRSVEVLDAIIRDAESMPPAWVEPAGSRPRVDHTQALSEAAVTLARRSGAHAIVAVTREGQTARLLSAARPEAIILAATDNEEVARRLSLWRGVIPMVCELGGDIEDVINRVVDGAVKRSRAPDNATLVFVNTATDLDRGGSNFVRIRHA; encoded by the coding sequence GTGAGGCACACCAAGATCATCGCCACGATTGGCCCGGCGTCGAGTTCGGCTCAGGTTCTCGACGAGCTGATCGCGGCCGGCGTTGACATCATCCGCCTCAACTTCTCCCACGGCACCCAGTCCGATCACGCCGGCAAGTTCCACAGGATTCGCGAGGCCGCGAAGCGCGCGAAGCGGCACGTGGCGATCCTGCAGGACCTCAGCGGCCCGAAGATTCGGATCGGCCGCCTCGAGGGCGGGCGTCCCATCCTGCTCGAACGCGGCGGCAGCCTGGTGGTGGCGATCGGCGACGAAGTTGGCGGCCCGGGCCGCGTCTACACCAGCTACGCGGAACTTGCGCTCAAGGTCGCGAAGGGCGATCGCCTGTTGATCGACGACGGGAAGATCGAGCTGGAAGTGGAGTCGAACTCGCCCAGCGAGATCCACACGCGCGTGATCGACGGCGGCGAACTGGGCGAGCACAAGGGCATCAACGCGCCGCACGTGCCGTTGCGCTCCGACCTGACCGACAAGGATCGCCGCGACCTGGCCTTTGGCCTGGCGCTGGGCGTGGACATGGTGGCGATCAGTTTCGTGCAGGGTGCCGGCGACATCACGCGACTCCGGGCGGTGATGGCCGAAGAGGGCCGGCCGAAGGTGCCGGTCATCGCCAAGCTCGAGCGGCCGGAGGCCATCGAGCATCTCGATGAAATCCTGGAGGCCAGCGACGCCGTGATGGTGGCGCGCGGTGACCTGGGCCTCGAGATCCCGCTGGAACGGGTGCCGCGCGTGCAGAAGGAGATCCTGCGCAAGGCACACGCCCGCTCGGTCCCGGCCATCGTCGCCACGCAGGTGCTCGAATCGATGCGCACGGAGCCGCGGCCGACGCGGGCGGAAGCCAGCGATGCCGCCGGCGCCGTGGACGGCGGCGCCGACGCCATCATGCTGTCGGGCGAGACGGCGACCGGGCGTTATCCGGTGCGATCCGTGGAGGTGCTCGACGCGATCATCCGCGACGCCGAGTCGATGCCGCCGGCGTGGGTGGAACCGGCCGGCAGCCGTCCGAGGGTGGATCACACTCAGGCCTTGAGTGAGGCGGCCGTCACGCTGGCCCGCCGCTCCGGCGCGCACGCCATTGTCGCGGTCACGCGCGAAGGGCAGACCGCGCGGCTGCTGTCGGCCGCGCGCCCGGAAGCCATCATCCTGGCGGCGACCGACAACGAGGAAGTGGCGCGGCGCCTGAGCCTCTGGCGCGGCGTGATCCCGATGGTCTGCGAGCTGGGCGGCGACATCGAGGATGTGATCAACCGGGTCGTGGACGGCGCCGTGAAGCGCTCGAGGGCGCCCGACAACGCGACCCTGGTGTTCGTGAACACCGCCACCGACCTCGATCGCGGAGGTTCGAACTTCGTGAGAATCCGCCACGCCTAG
- a CDS encoding response regulator gives MATILVVDDLAANRQFLAALLRAQGHRLLEAVNGRDALVVVRESSPGLVITDLLMPVMDGGEFVRRLRLDPATSAIPVAFYTAPYGESEARDLAREVGIADVLLKPAEPGDVQRVINGLLSPGSPALPAPAPPTTTAFAREHLRLLTDLLSDTADDLKISNARLKAVINIGLDLASERDLDRLLQNVCAAARDLFGATYVTLGVLDLKTRTVERSTTCGASHDWIKAGDPLSGVLAAVVAERRTARGGPSGVGPSGSQFPPLHPEVQAFLAAPVASPAHVYGWICFVGNEGQTFSEDDEHLVQALSGLVGRIYETGHFAAIALKRAAELEQEILARHQAVDALQLSEERTRFAMDAAGVGIWDMDFKTGRLQWSAILESQHGLTPGTFGGTFAAFIERVHPEDRDAVTKAMDEAARTGTDFTEEHRTLPADGTVRWLRGAGRVHLGEHGEPVRGVGISLDITSRLALEKQYQQAQKMDAVGRVVGGVAHDFNNLLTVILGYCELSLADLGPDDPRRPDIVEIAKAGGRATALARQLLAFSRKDVIEPRLLDLNAVIAGMRPMLGLLIREDVNIVLGLDPELASVKGDSGQIEQIVMNVAVNARDAMPKGGTLTIATANVDVGQDLELSTPAIVPGPYVVLTMTDTGSGMSPDVLARLFEPFFTTKLAGEGTGLGLATVHDIVTRSGGGIAVTSEVGKGTTFKVFLSKAGAAGMAVDAPLPVARPQTAAHAVLVVDDSPGLCEMARRLLERQGYTVRVAADAAEALQQFEKQPPIDVLLTDVVMPGASGQELTRQLLERHPALRVIYMSGYTDDAIAQHGVLNPGVAFLRKPFTSETLSRKLREVLARTAPVVP, from the coding sequence ATGGCCACGATTCTGGTCGTCGATGACCTGGCCGCCAATCGCCAGTTCCTGGCCGCGTTGCTGCGCGCCCAGGGCCACCGGCTCCTCGAGGCGGTGAACGGCCGCGACGCCCTGGTCGTCGTCCGCGAATCGTCTCCAGGCCTTGTCATTACCGACCTGCTCATGCCGGTGATGGACGGCGGCGAGTTTGTCCGGCGGCTCCGCCTCGATCCGGCGACCAGCGCGATCCCCGTGGCGTTTTATACCGCGCCCTATGGCGAGTCCGAAGCGAGAGACCTGGCGCGGGAGGTTGGCATTGCCGACGTCCTGTTGAAGCCCGCCGAACCGGGGGACGTTCAGCGCGTCATCAACGGCCTGCTCTCGCCGGGCTCGCCCGCGTTGCCGGCCCCGGCCCCGCCGACCACGACGGCGTTCGCCCGCGAGCACCTGCGATTACTGACCGACTTGCTGTCGGACACCGCCGACGACCTGAAAATCTCGAACGCCCGGCTCAAGGCGGTGATCAACATCGGGTTGGACCTGGCATCCGAACGCGATCTCGACCGGCTGCTGCAGAACGTCTGCGCCGCTGCCCGAGACCTGTTTGGCGCCACTTACGTCACGCTTGGCGTTCTCGACTTGAAGACCCGAACGGTGGAACGGTCGACTACCTGTGGTGCGAGCCATGACTGGATCAAGGCTGGCGACCCGCTGTCAGGCGTCCTCGCCGCCGTCGTCGCGGAGCGACGGACGGCGCGTGGTGGTCCGTCGGGCGTTGGTCCGTCCGGCTCGCAGTTCCCGCCGCTCCATCCCGAGGTGCAGGCGTTCCTGGCCGCGCCGGTCGCCTCGCCGGCCCACGTCTACGGCTGGATCTGTTTCGTCGGCAACGAGGGACAGACGTTCAGCGAGGACGACGAACACCTGGTCCAGGCGCTGTCGGGGCTGGTGGGCCGTATCTACGAGACCGGCCATTTCGCCGCCATCGCGCTCAAGCGGGCCGCGGAGTTGGAGCAGGAGATTCTCGCGCGCCACCAGGCGGTCGATGCGCTGCAGTTGTCGGAAGAGCGCACGCGCTTCGCGATGGACGCCGCCGGCGTCGGAATTTGGGACATGGACTTCAAGACCGGCCGGCTCCAGTGGTCGGCGATCCTCGAGTCACAGCATGGCCTGACACCGGGGACCTTTGGCGGCACGTTCGCGGCCTTCATCGAGCGGGTGCATCCCGAGGATCGTGACGCCGTGACCAAGGCGATGGACGAGGCGGCGCGGACCGGCACTGACTTCACTGAGGAGCACCGCACCCTGCCGGCCGACGGCACCGTGCGCTGGCTGAGAGGCGCCGGCCGCGTCCATCTTGGCGAGCACGGCGAACCGGTGCGCGGCGTTGGCATTTCCCTGGACATCACCTCCCGACTGGCGCTCGAGAAACAGTACCAGCAGGCGCAGAAGATGGACGCCGTCGGACGGGTCGTTGGCGGCGTGGCGCACGACTTCAACAACCTGCTGACCGTGATTCTCGGGTACTGCGAGCTGTCGCTGGCGGATCTCGGGCCGGACGATCCGCGCCGGCCGGACATCGTCGAAATCGCGAAGGCGGGCGGGCGCGCCACGGCGCTGGCGCGCCAGTTGCTCGCGTTCAGCCGCAAGGACGTCATCGAGCCCAGACTGCTCGACCTGAACGCCGTGATCGCGGGCATGCGGCCGATGCTCGGGCTCTTGATCCGGGAAGACGTGAACATCGTGTTGGGCCTCGACCCGGAGCTGGCGTCGGTCAAGGGGGATAGCGGGCAGATTGAGCAGATCGTCATGAACGTCGCCGTGAACGCGCGGGACGCCATGCCAAAGGGCGGCACCTTGACGATTGCGACCGCCAATGTCGACGTCGGCCAGGACCTCGAGCTGTCGACACCCGCCATCGTACCGGGACCCTACGTGGTGCTTACCATGACCGACACCGGGAGCGGCATGTCACCGGACGTCCTGGCCCGCCTGTTCGAGCCGTTCTTCACCACCAAGCTGGCCGGCGAGGGCACCGGGCTGGGCCTGGCCACCGTCCACGACATCGTGACCCGGAGCGGCGGGGGCATCGCCGTCACGAGTGAAGTCGGCAAGGGTACGACGTTCAAGGTGTTCCTGTCCAAGGCCGGCGCGGCCGGCATGGCCGTGGACGCGCCGTTGCCAGTGGCACGTCCACAGACCGCGGCGCACGCGGTGCTCGTGGTGGATGATTCGCCGGGCCTCTGCGAAATGGCCAGGCGGTTGCTGGAGCGGCAAGGCTACACCGTGCGTGTCGCCGCAGACGCGGCCGAAGCGCTCCAGCAGTTCGAGAAGCAGCCGCCCATCGACGTGCTCCTGACCGACGTGGTCATGCCGGGGGCCAGCGGGCAGGAGTTAACCAGGCAACTCCTGGAACGTCACCCCGCGTTGCGGGTGATCTACATGTCCGGGTATACCGACGACGCCATCGCCCAACACGGGGTGTTGAATCCCGGTGTGGCGTTCCTCCGCAAGCCGTTCACGTCCGAGACGCTCAGCCGGAAGCTCCGCGAGGTACTCGCTCGAACGGCACCGGTCGTGCCCTGA
- a CDS encoding O-methyltransferase has protein sequence MSRLTPEPVLDYLTRLRRDPHEYLAVIEREGLAEGRAIVCPDTGALLHTLALGCGARRILEIGTSIGYSTLWLAAALPADGMMISMECEAALAGRARDHLTVAGYGSRVSVMVGDATRFLHKVAGPFDLIFQDSDKVLYESMHHRLVELLRPGGVLVADNILWNGEVFPGYVNDRTHSDTTTAAIVSFNRHLADDPRLYTSFLPVGDGVSVSVRL, from the coding sequence ATGTCTCGGCTGACGCCGGAACCAGTCCTCGACTACCTCACGCGGTTGCGGCGCGACCCGCACGAGTACCTGGCCGTGATCGAACGCGAGGGACTCGCGGAAGGGCGGGCGATCGTCTGCCCCGACACCGGCGCCCTGTTGCACACGCTCGCCCTCGGCTGTGGCGCAAGGCGAATCCTCGAAATCGGCACCTCGATCGGCTACTCCACGCTGTGGCTGGCCGCGGCGCTGCCGGCCGATGGCATGATGATCAGCATGGAATGCGAAGCCGCGCTGGCCGGCCGTGCCCGTGACCACCTCACCGTGGCCGGTTACGGTAGCCGGGTCAGCGTGATGGTCGGTGACGCCACGCGCTTCCTCCACAAGGTCGCCGGACCGTTCGACCTCATCTTCCAGGACAGCGACAAGGTGCTCTACGAATCGATGCACCACCGCCTTGTCGAGCTGCTCCGCCCCGGCGGCGTACTGGTGGCTGATAACATCCTGTGGAACGGCGAAGTGTTCCCCGGCTACGTCAATGACAGGACCCACAGCGACACGACCACGGCGGCGATCGTGAGCTTCAACCGCCATTTGGCCGACGACCCGCGTCTCTACACCTCGTTTCTGCCGGTGGGCGACGGCGTCTCGGTGTCAGTGAGACTCTGA
- a CDS encoding amidase has protein sequence MRTIAEVAPRVARGELTSERLTEECLSQIEALNPKLNAFITITADDALETARAADKAIAGGRYRGPLHGIPVSLKDLVDLKGAPTTAGSLVRRDHVASADAVVAARLREAGAVFVGKTNLHEFAFGTTTEDSGFGLARNPVDPTRSPGGSSGGSAIAIATGMSLGTVGTDTGGSIRIPAAACGIVGFKPEWGQISAAGVVPLSRQLDHVGPLAACVADAWIQYNALLPASLRVTGLPEASPLKGLRLGVPAGYLFDRLDADVERVVDHTIDSLRAAGAIVTDVTIPHATDMAAIYLHLVFGDAAEYHARTLMSRPGDYTPNVRLRLEMARYVLAEDYIRALRGKAIIAHEVDHALDGVDALVLPALAIPAPPIGAATMPVKGGPETVRALMLRCTQPFNLSGHPALSLPCGATHGGLPVGLQLVGHKGRTPALMQTALAVERLIALAG, from the coding sequence ATGAGGACGATCGCCGAGGTCGCGCCGCGCGTCGCCCGGGGCGAGCTGACGTCGGAGAGGCTGACGGAAGAATGCCTCTCGCAGATCGAGGCGCTCAACCCGAAGCTGAACGCCTTCATCACCATCACCGCGGATGACGCGCTCGAGACCGCGAGAGCGGCCGATAAGGCGATCGCCGGCGGGCGGTATCGCGGCCCGCTTCACGGCATCCCGGTCTCGCTGAAGGATCTCGTCGACCTGAAGGGCGCGCCGACCACCGCCGGCTCGCTGGTCCGCCGGGATCACGTGGCGAGCGCCGACGCGGTGGTCGCCGCGCGGTTGCGCGAGGCCGGCGCCGTGTTCGTGGGCAAGACCAACCTGCACGAGTTCGCCTTCGGCACCACCACAGAGGATTCGGGGTTCGGGCTGGCCCGCAATCCGGTGGACCCGACGCGTTCGCCGGGCGGATCGAGCGGCGGATCGGCAATCGCGATTGCCACCGGCATGTCGCTCGGCACGGTCGGCACCGACACCGGCGGCTCCATTCGCATTCCCGCCGCCGCCTGCGGCATCGTCGGCTTCAAGCCGGAGTGGGGGCAGATCTCGGCCGCCGGCGTCGTCCCCTTGAGCCGCCAGCTCGATCACGTCGGACCGCTGGCCGCGTGCGTGGCCGACGCGTGGATTCAATACAACGCGTTGCTGCCGGCCAGCCTCCGCGTCACCGGCTTGCCCGAGGCCTCACCACTCAAGGGCTTGCGACTGGGCGTGCCCGCGGGATACCTGTTCGATCGCCTCGACGCGGACGTCGAACGCGTGGTCGATCACACCATCGACTCGCTTCGCGCCGCCGGCGCCATCGTCACCGACGTCACCATTCCGCACGCCACCGACATGGCGGCCATCTATCTGCACCTCGTGTTCGGCGATGCCGCCGAGTATCACGCGCGCACGCTGATGTCGCGGCCCGGGGACTACACGCCCAACGTGCGGCTGCGCCTCGAGATGGCGCGCTACGTGCTGGCCGAAGACTACATCCGCGCCCTGCGCGGCAAGGCGATCATCGCGCACGAAGTGGACCACGCCCTCGACGGCGTGGACGCGCTGGTGCTGCCGGCGCTGGCCATTCCCGCGCCGCCGATCGGCGCCGCCACCATGCCGGTGAAGGGCGGGCCCGAAACCGTGCGCGCGCTGATGCTCCGCTGCACGCAACCGTTCAACCTCTCCGGGCACCCGGCCCTGTCGCTGCCCTGCGGCGCCACCCATGGCGGCCTGCCGGTTGGCTTGCAGCTCGTCGGCCACAAGGGCCGGACGCCGGCGTTGATGCAGACCGCGCTCGCCGTGGAACGCCTGATCGCGCTGGCCGGATGA
- a CDS encoding alpha/beta hydrolase, whose amino-acid sequence MIQRYFHRWEQELANVSKHERLVRPFEWGEDWIDTPVRSADLSAAEPGANSGLATVAPEGVRGAKVEGSTRVSDWVERVMRDTDAFYTPEPARYTFTRALPSVRAGGEEGLLTYPSGFTTPHAENNVVQARYFPANPIRKPKRGATPVRRAVVVLAQWNADPEGHVGLCKLLSKLGIASLRISLPYHDTRMPPELTRADYIVSSNIVRTLQVCRQAVRDVRLALWWLRDQGYGRLGLLGTSLGSCLSLLTTCHEPLVNAQALNHVSPYFSDVVWRGLSTEHVREGLESQVDADQLRHLWRPISPWSFLDRLHDRQTLLVYAKYDLTFPVDLSLKLIDEFRRRQLPVEVSVLPCGHYSTGAAPFKFLDAWYLGKFLATKL is encoded by the coding sequence ATGATTCAGCGGTATTTTCACCGTTGGGAGCAGGAGCTCGCCAACGTCAGCAAGCACGAGCGGCTGGTCCGCCCTTTCGAGTGGGGCGAAGACTGGATCGACACACCGGTCCGGTCCGCCGACTTGTCGGCCGCGGAGCCCGGCGCGAACTCGGGCTTGGCCACCGTGGCGCCGGAAGGCGTGCGCGGCGCGAAGGTGGAGGGCTCGACGAGAGTCTCGGACTGGGTCGAACGCGTCATGCGGGACACCGACGCGTTCTACACGCCCGAGCCGGCGCGCTACACGTTCACGCGGGCCCTGCCCAGCGTGCGCGCGGGCGGTGAAGAGGGGCTGCTCACCTACCCGAGCGGCTTCACCACCCCGCATGCCGAGAACAACGTCGTGCAGGCGCGGTACTTCCCCGCCAACCCGATCAGGAAGCCGAAGCGCGGCGCCACGCCCGTCCGCCGGGCCGTGGTCGTGCTCGCGCAGTGGAACGCGGATCCCGAGGGGCACGTCGGGTTGTGCAAGCTGCTGTCGAAGCTGGGCATCGCCTCGCTTCGCATCAGCCTGCCCTACCACGACACGCGGATGCCGCCTGAACTGACGCGCGCCGACTACATCGTCAGCTCGAACATCGTCCGCACGCTGCAGGTCTGCCGGCAGGCCGTGCGCGACGTGCGACTGGCGTTGTGGTGGCTGCGTGACCAGGGCTACGGGCGGCTGGGGTTGTTGGGCACCAGCCTGGGCTCGTGCCTGTCACTGCTGACGACCTGTCACGAGCCCCTGGTGAACGCGCAGGCGCTCAACCACGTGTCGCCGTATTTCAGCGACGTGGTGTGGCGCGGCCTCTCCACCGAACACGTCCGCGAGGGCCTCGAGAGCCAGGTGGACGCCGACCAGTTGCGCCACCTGTGGCGCCCGATCAGCCCGTGGTCGTTCCTCGATCGGCTGCACGATCGCCAGACGCTGCTGGTGTATGCGAAGTACGACCTGACGTTCCCCGTGGACCTGTCGCTGAAGCTGATTGACGAGTTCCGGCGGCGCCAGCTGCCGGTGGAGGTCAGCGTGCTGCCGTGCGGGCATTACTCGACCGGCGCGGCGCCGTTCAAGTTTCTCGATGCGTGGTATTTGGGGAAGTTCCTGGCAACGAAGCTCTAG
- a CDS encoding zinc-binding dehydrogenase has product MKAIRFHAHGGPDVLRYEDVPEPVAGPGEAVVRVRACALNHLDLWQRRGIERVTIPLPHISGADISGEVASAPGGEYATGRRVMLQPGLSCGRCAACLDGRDNECPTYDVIGYRSDGGYAEYVKVPIQNLVAIPDAIGFVEAAAFPLAFLTAWHMLVTRAKLRAGEDVLVIGAGSGVGQAAIQIAWRHGARVFATAGTDEKLARARQLGAYDVVNHTTEDVPARIKEFTGGRGVDVVVEHVGTATWDRSLKCLVRAGRLVTCGATTGHDAKIDLRFLFGRQLSLLGSYMGRKAELLRAAQFFFSGELRSVVDRTYPLAEAAEAQRRLEAREQFGKIVLIA; this is encoded by the coding sequence GTGAAAGCCATCCGCTTCCATGCGCATGGGGGACCCGACGTCCTCCGCTACGAGGACGTCCCCGAACCGGTCGCCGGCCCGGGCGAAGCCGTCGTCCGCGTGCGTGCCTGCGCGCTCAACCACCTCGACTTGTGGCAACGCCGCGGGATCGAGCGCGTCACCATCCCGCTTCCCCACATTTCCGGCGCCGACATCTCCGGCGAAGTGGCGAGCGCGCCCGGCGGCGAGTACGCGACGGGCCGTCGCGTGATGCTGCAGCCGGGTCTGTCGTGCGGGCGCTGCGCGGCCTGCCTCGATGGCCGCGACAACGAGTGTCCCACCTACGACGTGATCGGCTACCGCAGCGATGGCGGCTACGCCGAGTACGTCAAGGTGCCCATCCAGAACCTCGTCGCCATTCCGGATGCGATTGGCTTCGTCGAGGCGGCGGCGTTCCCGCTCGCGTTCCTCACCGCGTGGCACATGCTGGTGACGCGCGCGAAGCTGCGCGCCGGCGAAGACGTGCTGGTGATCGGTGCCGGGAGCGGCGTCGGGCAGGCCGCCATCCAGATTGCGTGGCGTCACGGCGCGCGCGTCTTTGCCACCGCGGGGACGGACGAGAAGCTGGCCAGGGCGCGGCAACTTGGCGCTTACGACGTGGTGAACCACACCACGGAAGACGTGCCGGCCCGGATCAAGGAGTTCACCGGCGGCCGCGGCGTTGACGTGGTGGTCGAGCACGTCGGCACGGCGACCTGGGACCGCAGCCTGAAGTGCCTTGTGCGCGCCGGCCGGCTCGTGACCTGCGGCGCCACCACCGGGCACGACGCGAAGATTGACCTGCGCTTCCTGTTCGGGCGGCAGTTGTCGCTGCTGGGCTCGTACATGGGCCGCAAGGCCGAGCTCCTGCGCGCTGCACAGTTCTTTTTTTCCGGCGAACTGCGCTCGGTCGTGGACCGCACCTACCCGCTGGCCGAGGCGGCCGAGGCCCAGCGGCGGTTGGAAGCGCGCGAGCAATTCGGCAAGATCGTCCTGATCGCCTGA
- a CDS encoding pitrilysin family protein, with the protein MSPVDRSRLPVPGPDRPFHFPRIARRTLANGLELRAVTHSAVPVISIVLLVPGGSSADPADRHGLVSLTAGLLDEGSRGQSALDVADRVARIGGDLDIEVGADAVVVGLTTLDRFYATGLALIHEIVSEPNLAADDFNRIRNLRLERLRQMKDHAGAMAERAFARVLYDGHPYGHLGLGTTASLTATAVEETRLLHAALFSPAGATLVVVGDRPAEEMLDAAAETFGGWRAPASTMVIDRAAALAPPPAVPLTRLGVVSRPGAAQSELRIGHACAPRATPDYHALLMLNTILGGQFVSRINLNLREAKGYTYGVRTGFDLRRGIGPFVMQTSVGTDVTVPAISEALKEISDIASARPATADELSLGFATVSKGYPRGFETASQVARSVAQLALHGLPDSYFEDFIPRLAQVTIDDVSRVAARYLDLPRMTTLIVGDLDKIGQSLPDLGLGPHQVLTPEI; encoded by the coding sequence GTGAGTCCGGTTGATCGCAGCCGGCTGCCGGTCCCCGGACCCGACCGTCCCTTCCACTTTCCCCGCATCGCGCGCCGCACGCTGGCGAACGGACTCGAGCTCCGCGCCGTCACGCACAGCGCCGTGCCGGTGATCTCCATCGTGCTGCTGGTGCCAGGCGGGTCGTCGGCCGACCCGGCCGATCGTCACGGCCTGGTGTCCCTCACCGCCGGCCTGCTGGATGAGGGCAGCCGCGGCCAGTCGGCGCTCGACGTCGCCGACCGCGTCGCCCGCATTGGCGGCGACCTCGACATCGAGGTCGGCGCCGACGCCGTGGTCGTCGGCCTGACGACGCTGGATCGCTTCTACGCGACCGGGCTGGCACTGATTCACGAGATCGTGTCGGAACCGAACCTCGCCGCGGACGATTTCAACCGCATCCGCAACCTGCGGCTGGAACGGCTGCGACAGATGAAGGATCACGCCGGGGCGATGGCCGAGCGGGCCTTCGCGCGCGTGCTCTACGACGGCCATCCATACGGCCATCTGGGACTCGGCACCACCGCGTCGCTGACCGCCACCGCCGTGGAGGAGACGCGCCTGCTGCACGCCGCGCTGTTCTCGCCGGCCGGGGCCACGCTCGTCGTGGTGGGCGACCGTCCCGCCGAGGAAATGCTGGACGCCGCGGCGGAGACGTTCGGCGGCTGGCGCGCCCCGGCTTCGACCATGGTGATCGATCGCGCCGCCGCGCTGGCGCCGCCGCCCGCCGTGCCGCTGACCAGGCTTGGCGTGGTGTCGCGGCCCGGCGCCGCGCAATCGGAATTGCGCATCGGCCACGCCTGCGCGCCCCGCGCGACGCCCGACTATCACGCGCTCCTGATGCTCAACACCATTCTCGGTGGCCAGTTTGTGAGCCGCATCAACCTGAATCTGCGCGAAGCCAAGGGTTACACCTACGGCGTGCGCACGGGCTTCGACCTGCGCCGCGGCATTGGCCCGTTCGTCATGCAGACCAGCGTGGGCACCGACGTCACCGTGCCCGCGATTAGCGAGGCGCTGAAAGAAATCAGCGACATCGCCTCCGCCCGCCCGGCCACCGCCGACGAGCTCTCGCTGGGGTTTGCCACCGTCAGCAAGGGGTATCCGCGCGGCTTCGAGACCGCCTCGCAAGTGGCGCGATCGGTGGCCCAATTGGCGCTCCACGGGCTGCCCGACTCCTATTTCGAGGACTTCATCCCGCGCCTCGCGCAGGTCACGATCGACGACGTCAGCCGGGTGGCGGCCCGGTACCTGGACCTGCCGAGAATGACGACGCTGATCGTCGGGGACTTGGATAAGATTGGCCAATCGCTTCCTGACCTTGGGCTCGGCCCTCATCAGGTCTTGACTCCGGAAATCTAA